The genomic window ATATGACGACTATTACTTGCTAACAAATCCCCTTGATTTCCTAACAAACTTAGCTAACCAAATCTCCTTGACTCAACTAGACTCCCTGAAACTCGGACTTGACCAACCGACGTCGTGGTTCCCGCGCACGGCGACTCTCGCGCATGCGTCAGCCACTAGATTTGTCCCTCCTCTTGTAGACGTTCCCCACCATAACAGAGGCAGTATAGGATCAGCTTTGCTCGAAATCTTTTGACTGGTAATCATGTTATGCACACTAGTAATAGAAATATCTTATGGCTTAAGAAGAGAATAAATTAAGTAGCAAGTGTCCTTGCACAAACTTCACATGATAAAATTTGATTAAAAATAGCTGTAAATTTGTTTTGACACCAGGAGTTTGGTTTATGACTTTTGTTTATTGCCAGACAAGCTTCAAGGTTAGAATTTGCATTCCTAACAAAGAGGTTATATTATTCCTCAGATTGACCTGGTGGCCATCTGAAAAATGAAGTGGTAATTACCCTGGTAACTATTACCCAACTATAATGCATCCACAATTGACTTTGTTGCCTACCACACACCAAGGACAAACATAAGAGTTTCTTCTGTATCCAAATTCATATTTCATTTCTCATAATCATGGCAGCTGGAGATCCAGGGATTGTGCCTGGTTCTTGTCCAAACAGGAAGGAATCACAGCCACTGAACTCAAGGTCTGCATCTCTATTTCTGCAAAATTACTTCCCCACGATGCCTGTGCAGAATGAAGCATGTAAAGAGAGCTCTGGGCTACCACAAATGGCCCAAGCTTGTTATGCTGCAGCTGGAAATAGAATCCCGAACTTCATAGCTGTGAATTTCTACATGGTAATATTTGATTCCCACAGTTACAAACAAGATACCCTTTGTTGTATGGAATAGAAATTTTCTTACTGTGATATGTGCAGCGAAGCGATGGTGGTGGTGTTTTTGATGTTCAAGACAGAATCAATGGCCGCACCTTATGTGGTTGTGACACCATTGCTGCTTGCCACGTAATTGCAAAGCGCTTTTTAACTCTTAATGCTGGGACACTTTTTGTCCCTTTTGAGTTAGCATGCTATTTGTTTTCTATGATTATTAGCACCAGGGCTGATTTGTTCGAGAAGACCGTCCAACATTCTCTTTTGGAGCATACGAATTctatcatcttttttttttcatattgGTGATTTTTGTTGAATATCTGCAGGCTGGGGCACCAATGGGTGCATGCAAGGACACTGGGGCATCAAATCAGACTACGTCGTCCTCTTCCTCTGTAAATGGAAATGTCTATTCAGGAACTATAGAATTCAAGACACATTCCACTAGTGCTGCCAGCAATACCTCCATCCGGAGTACTTTTGTTTTTCTGCAATGGCTGCAGTTGACTTTACTGCTTTTCTTATCTTTCAGGCTTTAGTTTTTATATTTGGACGTTTTTTTTTTCTCCTACTATATATAGATGAAAGTATAATCAGCTTTTGTTGTGAGCTTGCTTCTGGCGGTTAGTGCCTTGCTAGCTTTATAATCTATAGTTGAGAGGGGGAGCAGACTAAGGTTGGATCAATGTTAATGCAAGAATGAGTAGATATCTTACTCTGTTCTCCCAGGAGTAGTACGAGTACAAACAAACTGATGAGTGGATGTTCATGCTGGCCCGTGTCATATGCAAATGTGTCATGTCGCAAGGTTTTATGAAATACTAGGAAGAAAAGACTGTCTAGAATATTGCCAAATTTATGTGATTATAGTTCACTTATCCTGGTTTTTTGTTTTTCAGACATATAGTGACAAATCTATATCTTTTATAAAGCAAAACctcactgaaaagtctatttcaTACACGTCATGAAGTGATCCAAACCGTCTCATTCTGATCGGTAATATCTGCCCTTCGTTTATCGTCCAGCCTCTCATCTCCTGTACGTACAGCCAAAGTGGAAGCAATAACCCgatcaaaaaaaaaaggaagcaATAACCATGCAGCTGGATGAGCCGGCCCTTTTGTTCTCGATAATGATAGGGTGAGAACGTCCGTTAGATCGGACACGCTAAAAAAAAACCCTGAACCGTCCGCTCATTCCACTCTACCTCTCGTCGCGTGTCCCATTCTGTGCCACGGCCATCCCGCGCCATGCCCCACTCCGGTGTGTTGCCGCCGCCATCCAACACGGTGCCTCCATCCCCCGCCACGCCATGTCGTGCCTTGTCCTTCGCCGCGCCCAGGCCAGGCGCAGCTGACCGTTGCTAGGCTGCGTCACCATCCTCAGCCCCCAGCTGGTCGGAACCGGTCGTTCCCCCGGTCTGCGCTACGTAGTACGGAAGAACAAGGATAAAAAATGTATGTTGTAAGcttatgtttcagatgtttcataggtatgttgcaattgttttatatggatgttgcaatggttgtacacgtatgttgcaaatttatattcccaatatttcatctgttttttcacgTATGATGCAAGTATGTTTacgtggatgttgcatatgtttcacacatatgttgcatgtgttttatatggatgttacgTATGTTTGGTTTTATGggtttttgtaagtgtttcagatgcatgtttcaagtgttttatttgtcttcggacgtatgttgcaagtgttgtatctggacgttttaaaagtagatcgggtttgCATCCCCATCCTCACATTCTGTTGCCTCatctcggtgtctcctcctcctcccgcgccGGCTGGGCATCCGAACCAGAGGCGCAGGTGGGCGGCGCCACCGCCccctcttctcgatgctggtAACGTTTGAGGCGGCAGGGGCTGCACGGAGCATGCGAAACGAAGTGCAGGCGCGGACGTGTGGACGCTAGCACTGTTCTGTTCTCCATCCTCCCCCCGCCTGTTGCAGACGGCAGTACCATAAATATCTCTTCAGTTCTGTAACTAAACGAAACAAATATTTTCTTTGGAGGAAACTACACGTCTGTAACTAAACGAAACAAACTGAACAGAGGACTGCCGAGCCGACGGTCGAGGCGTCTGCCCTCCTGAATTCACGACACATGGGCGTGGTTGCTCGGTCGGCTGCATCCCCGTGGTGGAGCGGTTGGGCTGCGCGGTGCGCGCCGGCAGAGGCACGGTGGGCTATGTAGGGCGACGCCATGTGGAACGTGGGCAGCATATGGAACCTCGTGCGTCTGTGCTTGTTCGGTCGCGCCGAGCGAGCGGTGCCAGAAATCTCCCCAATTGATTTTCTGCAAAGTATTGTGCGCACAGCACGAGCCACCTCTCCCCTCGTGTTGGCACGTGTCACCATTATGGCAGTTTCGAGCTTGTTGCCTCGGAAGAACGTTATCGTCTTCTCCATCTTGAGAACCTATTGTCAATTTCATCTGTAGCACGTTCTCTCCTCTAAATGAACTAGGGACTGGTGAAGCAATTTTATTTTCCAGTTTCACTGTCTCGTACTCATCTAAGCCAAAATCGGGTATGAACGGCATGGCCTAATCTTGGTGAACTTTGACATTACATAGGACTACTACGGAATACTTCCTCCATTTACAAAATATTTACTATTTAATGTTGCACTGCTTGACCATTATTTTCTTCTAAAAATGACCTTTAAATCTTTCGAATTTACAAGATTTTGCAAGTATTCGTAATACAATTTACACATATAACTTACAATTTTAAACTATTGGCGTTTAATGAACTTTTAAaggtttgaacttatcagtcctgcttatcagctatggtacagtatttttctctcacaacaaaacatcaTCAGTCGTCTTATCAGCCGTACAAACCATCAGCTGAAGAGAGCCTAAATTGCTGGAGTTTGGCTAGGTTTGCCTGAGTACTACTAGTCCAAGCCAAGCAAGCAGGGAATCCCAAATTTAGATCTGGGAGGTGTCAACGCTGACTTGGAAAACAGAGTCAGAATCCTAAATCTGGAGGCTTTTAGCTTGTGCAGTGGTACTAGGAAAAAAAAAGGGCCATGGTTTTAGCGGAAAGCTAACTTTGACATGAAATCTCGAAAGAGTGTAAAATATCATTCAAACTGAACTTGTGCAGCAAGGCACTGTAGTTTGGGACCCTGGATAGCCGAAAGTTGGAAACTACCCCACGAATCTGCCGgtctggccccgttcgcttgatcAGTTACGGTAAATCAACGAAGGGCTAAAAGGCCAGGCTCATCCGGTCACCCCGTCATCGACTCTGCCCTCCCCCCTTCAGCCTCCAGGCAGTCCTCGTCGACTTCGCTTTCCCAAACCCCCCACAGGCTCGCATCGCTCCACAAAAGCATCTTCCGCCGCCCGCCTCCCCCGTCCGCTCCGCACTCCGATCCGGCGGCCATGGATCCGGCGCCGCAGACGCACCCGATCCTCTCCTACGTGCTCTCCCGCATCCCCACCCTCGCCAAGCCCAACAGGGCCCCCACCTCGGAGTTCGACATCGAGCAGCCGCCCGCGCCCGTACACACCCCGTCCCCGCGGACGACGCCGTCCTCCCCGTCCGCGGGGGAGTTCGAGCTCGTCGAGCGCATGCCGGGGCTGCGCCACCCGTCCGTGCTCCGCGCCATGACGCGCGCTGTCGCCGACGTCTCCGCCGCGCGCGCCGCGCTCCAGGTGCTCGGCCCACGCCCCGACCACGAGCTCGTCGACTCCTCCCGCGCCATCGTGGCCGCCGCCGAGGCCGGGGACGCGCGGATCCCCGAGGCAGACGCCGAGGCCTGCCGCGCGGTCGTGCGCCTCGAGGAGACCCACGACGCCTACGAGGCCCTGCTGCACGAGGCCGAGGCCAGGCTCGAGAGGGTGTACCGCTCCGCGATGGAGGGGACGGACCTGGATGACGACGAGGCGGCGGGGAGCGGGAAGGGTGAAGTGCCGGCGTCCGCGGGGCCTGAGGGCGGGGACGCCGCGGtgcaggaggaggtggtggcggtgctcAAGCAGGCCGAGGAGGGCAGGCCGGTGGAGAGCGTGCGCCTCGTCGACCGCCAGCTTTGCCAACTGCCCGAGGCGTTCGGGAGGATCCTGGGGCTCCGTGTGCTCGACGTCTCGCGCAACCAGCTCGAGGTAACAAACTGGGCATCTTCATGTATGTTAAGATCGATCTACTACTATTTGTTTAGAGCACCTAGGCCAGTGCCTTCTGTCTATGAACCATGAAATGCTATTTTTCGGGTGTTAGTCGTGGTCTTGTGGATGAGCATTGTTATATTCCACTGTTTTTTTATGGCCTGCAAATGGATGAACCGGACCATGTGATGgctgattgtttttttttttttttttttttttttttgcataacaACGGAATGATAGTGATTATGTGTATGGTATGCAGCATGCCTGATTGCTACTGTTTTAAGACCAGGTATGTAGGATAAGTGCCTACGCAGCCACTTCCAAATTTGATATTACCTTTGTGATCTGTGCACGCATGGAACAAACTGCTAGAGCGCTAGTTACACTTTGTTTACTGTAAAAAATGGGCGAATGAGTTGACAAATTTTATGATACGGAAAAAACTCCTAGTTACATTTTGTTAACTGCAAAAAGAAGTGAATGAGTTGTTTATATTTCCCAACAGTTCTTATTTGATTATTAAATACTAAATTGGATATTCATGTGTTTGAGTGAATATTTTTCCTCAGGACAAGGAGCAGGTATATTTTGGGTGAAAATAATTAGGCTATGCAGGTGTTAATACTGAGATTGAAATCATGTAATATTTGGGTGACAGTAGCTGAATTTGAATATTCTTGCAAAAATAAAGTATCAAGTGGTATCAGGCTGAAACTGCATTATACCTGATGAAACTGATACATAATGCAAACGGTTTGCTTATATGATTGACTATAAAGTGTGTCCATCTTTGTACATATTAGTTTAATTCTATCATAAAATCCATGGATTTCTTGCTCAGTTTAGAATTTGTAAATCATAGTTTGGAATAGAACTAACTTCTGTTCCTTTTTTATACTTTGCAATATTGCTTGTCTGTATGCGCATGTGATCTTTATATCTTGTGTAATTTGTTTTGACATATCATCAttaaaaaaaaagacaagcaAACGTTATCTACAAAATGCTCACCATCTTTCTCAAGTACTAATTAACCAATAGGTTCTGAAGGGTTTTGAGTTGTAATTCCACGACAGGATTTGTATACATTCTGTCAATTACAGTTTTTGTTCCCATGCTTGATTGATTAATAAATTTCTGTTTCAATGTCACTGTAGGTTATTCCAGATGCTATAGGAGGACTTGATCATCTTGAAGGGCTTTGTCTCGCTGCCAATGCATTGATTTCCCTTCCTGATACCATTGGACTGCTATCCAATCTGAAGATTCTGAATGTGTCAAGTAATAGGCTCAGGGCATTGCCAGATAGCATCTCCAAGTGCAGGTAGATAAAACTATGGTTCTTTTCTTTGGCTTGTAAATTATACTATCCAACCGATTGATATCAAACTTCAGGTTGCTAGTTGAGCTTGATGTGAGCTACAATGGCCTCGCTTATCTGCCAACAAACATTGGTTATGAGCTGGTAAATCTGCGAAAGCTCTGGATCCACATGAACAAATTGCGTTCTCTTCCATCATCTGTCTGTGAGATGACGTCACTGTACCTCCTGGATGCCCATTTCAATGAACTATGCGGTCTGCCATCTGCCTTCGCGAAGCTTAGCAGTCTTGAAATTCTCAACCTTAGCAGCAACTTCAGTGACTTGAAGGAGCTTCCCTCTTCGTTTGGTGACTTGCTGAATCTGCGTGAACTTGACCTGAGCAATAACCAAATTCATGCTCTCCCTGACACATTTGGTCGGCTGGATAAACTGGAGAAGCTCAACCTAGAGCAGAACCCCCTGGCCATGCCACCAGAGGCCATTGTGAACAAGGGTGTGGATGCAGTGAAAGAGTACATGTCAAAGAGGTGGCTGGACATCTTGCTCGAGGAAGAACAGAAGCGCATTGCAGCAGAGACCCCACAAGCGTCATCGACTCCTAAGGCTTGGCTGGATCGCAGCGTCTCCTGGGTCACGGGCGTTTCTGGGAGTTTGGTagggtaccttggtgggaacaaGTCAGAGAAAGATGCATACCTGGACCAGCAGTTTTGATAACTGATGCTTCCTTCGCCTAGTGTGTGTATGCGTGTCATGTACATACAACTAATGTTTTACCAAAACTTTATTACTAGGAAATTGATGTGTTCCTGGTGAGTCTGTCATACGGTTTTGCTCTGTTTCTACTCCATTAAATAACAGTATAAAAAGTTTTATAGGACTTGAGAGTACACTCAAGATGAACGGTGTGAAGAGATAAACCTGTATTCAGGTATTTGGGTTTCGCCCTCGCTGTGAATTTTTGTTCCATGTACTCAGCTCGCCCATCCGTTCCATTTGATGTTTTCTGGTCGTTCAGATGTCGAAATCATCTTAATCCAATGTACTCCCTCCTGTTCTGAACTAGAagttgttttgactttttttttacatcgattttactatgtatttagatataactAGTGGAAATGCAAGGCGACACGCACATGTCTATAAAAAAAAGTCATATATACAGTATAAGATTAAAGACTAACAATGTTAGACCTAGAGCTTGTAATCAATATACATACACATTAAAATTACCAAGCCATAAATTTATTAACAGCCTAATCTATCAAATCATGGTATGATAAGCAGCCAAAATTCACGATCTTCTCTTGGTCAAAATTCACT from Miscanthus floridulus cultivar M001 chromosome 11, ASM1932011v1, whole genome shotgun sequence includes these protein-coding regions:
- the LOC136493138 gene encoding plant intracellular Ras-group-related LRR protein 3-like; protein product: MDPAPQTHPILSYVLSRIPTLAKPNRAPTSEFDIEQPPAPVHTPSPRTTPSSPSAGEFELVERMPGLRHPSVLRAMTRAVADVSAARAALQVLGPRPDHELVDSSRAIVAAAEAGDARIPEADAEACRAVVRLEETHDAYEALLHEAEARLERVYRSAMEGTDLDDDEAAGSGKGEVPASAGPEGGDAAVQEEVVAVLKQAEEGRPVESVRLVDRQLCQLPEAFGRILGLRVLDVSRNQLEVIPDAIGGLDHLEGLCLAANALISLPDTIGLLSNLKILNVSSNRLRALPDSISKCRLLVELDVSYNGLAYLPTNIGYELVNLRKLWIHMNKLRSLPSSVCEMTSLYLLDAHFNELCGLPSAFAKLSSLEILNLSSNFSDLKELPSSFGDLLNLRELDLSNNQIHALPDTFGRLDKLEKLNLEQNPLAMPPEAIVNKGVDAVKEYMSKRWLDILLEEEQKRIAAETPQASSTPKAWLDRSVSWVTGVSGSLVGYLGGNKSEKDAYLDQQF